The stretch of DNA CGATAGCGGAGCCTGCCGCCGCCAAGATAAAGCCTAACTTAGATGTCCATTGATCAGTTGTGTTCATTCGTCAAATCTCCATTTCCCAACTTCGCCATAAACGGGTAACATCCGTTTCAGCAAATACTGAAATCGCTTACATTTAATTCCAAATACATAACTGAAGTAACAAGGCATAACCAGTTTACAAGGTTACAACCATGATTTCAATTCATTTTACATATAGAATTTGCACAGCCCCTTCAAATTAACAATTAAATTTGCGTTTTCCCCTTTGAATTAATAATAGAATAGTATAGAATTAAAGGGAATATCAAAAAATATGCGTTTTCATGAGGAGACCATAATTTTGAACAAGATTCACATTTTTCCCCTTCAAATTGAAAGAGGTGTTGGAATTGGATGAATTAGACATCAAACTGTTGGAATTGTTACAGATGAACAGCCGCGTTACAATCAGTGAGTTATCCAAGCAATTGGTACTCAGTCGGCCGAGTGTTTCCGAACGGCTTCAGCGATTGCAGGAAAGAGGCATTATTGAAGAGTTCACTGCACGGGTCTCCTTACCTGCGGTAGGCTTGGACATCCTATTGTTCATTCAAGTGAGTGAACTGAAAAGGACACCGCATGAGCTCGAAGAGTTTATGGAAAATGAAAACGCTGTCATTGAATGCCACCGGGTCACAGGCACGACAAATTACGTTCTGAAGGCCGCAGTTTCCAACATGGCCAGCATGAGCCTGCTGATCGACCGGCTAATACCATTCGGGTCTTTGACGACTTCCATCGTCTTATCATCCCCCATCCCCTATCGGGTCATTCAGCCTGAAAAGGGGAATGCGGCAGCCGAAAAGGTGAAGTCCTAGAACAAGCAGAGCATAGCGCCGTCCAGATCGGCAACCTTTGAATATCAGCCGAAACTCAGGTATAATGGTGGGCAGGTCCTATCAGAGGAGTGAATCGAGTGAAAGTGTTGAAGATTTCCCCGAGAGGGTATTGTTACGGTGTAGTGGATGCCATGGTGATCGCGAGAAATGCGGCACTAGATAAGACACTGCCGAGACCCATCTATATTTTGGGAATGATTGTTCATAATAAACACGTGACAGATGCCTTCGAACAAGATGGCATCATTACATTGGACGGGGAGAACCGTTTGGAGATCCTTGAGCAAGTGGAAACCGGAACGGTCATTTATACAGCTCACGGTGTGTCCCCTGAAGTGCGCGAGTTGACAAAACGGAAAGGGCTTGTTGCGATCGACGCTACCTGCCCTGATGTGACCAGCACGCATGATCTGATTGAAGAGAAGACGGCGGAAGGATACGACATCATCTATATCGGGAAGAGATATCATCCCGAGCCAGAGGGGGCCATTGGAGTTGCCCCGCATGCCGTGCACCTCGTTGAATCGATAAAAGACATCGAACAGTTAACGATCGAAAATGACAAACTTCTTGTCACAAACCAGACTACGATGAGCCAGTGGGACGTTGCTCACCTCATGGAAGCATTGCAGGAGAAATATCCGCATATCGAAGCGCATAAGGAAATTTGCCTTGCGACCCAAGTACGCCAGGAAGCGGTGGCGGAGCAAGCCGGCGAGGCAGATCTCCTGCTGGTAGTCGGAGACCCGAAAAGCAATAACTCCAATCGTTTGACACAAGTGTCCGTCGAAATCGCCAATACCCCTTCCTACCGCATATCGGATGCTTCTGAAATCGATATCAGCTGGCTGGAAGGTGTAGAGACGGTCGCCGTCACGGCAGGTGCCTCCACCCCGACATTGATTGTTCGCGAAGTGATCGGTTTCCTGGAAGCGTTCGACCCGGAAGATCCGGCCACTCATGTACCTGAACGGAAATTCCAATTGGAAAGGATCCTTCCGAAGATCAAAAATCCGACCCCTGTCAAACGCATCGAACCTTACGCAACGTCATAATATAGCTGAAAAACCGGCATCCTTTGAAGGAGTGCCGGTTTTTCATTGATTGCGGAAAGGCTTTGATTTAAATGAATCGGAACGGCTCCGTACTAATTCGGGATTGGAGGAATTCCACTGCATAACCTGCTTGTTCGCAGGCAGTCCGCATATATTCCGCGACGCCTTCGATCATCACATTCTCGACATTATGCCCCGGGTCCACCACTGCCAAGCCCATCGACTCTGCATCATGGGCCACGTGGTAATACAGATCGCCGGTCACAAGGACATCGGCCCCTTTCCGCTTGGCCGCGTAGATGTATTTGTTTCCATCCCCGCCGAGCACCGCAACCTTTTCAATCTTTTTATCCGGCTCACCGACGAAACGGACCATCGGCACTTGCAGAGAAGCTTTAACATGCTGGGTAAAGCGCTCCAAAGTCATCGGTTGCTGTAATTTTCCGACCCGGCCCAAGCCATATTCATTCGTTCGCTGATCGAGCACGAAAAAGTCATACGCCGGCTCTTCATATGGATGGGCTGCCAGCATCGCCTTCATTACTTTCGTTCGTAACGGTCCAGGCATAACGACCTCGATGCGCTGTTCTTCCACTTCTTCACCCTTGCCAACTTCCCCGATGAAAGGATCTGCCCCTTCCGCCGGAGTGAATCGCCCGATTCCCGTCGAAGTGAAACTGCATCCGGTATAATCTCCGATTGCTCCAGCCCCCGCCTGTGTCAAAGCTTCCCGAAGCTTGTCCGCATGGCTATCCGGACAAAATACGGCTAGTTTATAAAGCGGATCGGAAATCGTCGGCTCCATCACTTCCGTGCCAATCAAGCCCAGCTTCGAGGCGAGCATATCATTCACCCCGCCTGGAGCGACATCCAAATTCGTATGGGCTGCATAGACCGAAACGTCATGTTTAATGCACTTTTCTATCATCCGGCCTTGAGCAGTATCCGTCCAAATCGTTTTAACAGGTCGGAAAAGCGGCGGATGATGCGCAATGATCAAATTTGCACCTCGTTCGATCGCTTCATCCACCACTTGTTCATTCACATCCAAGGTGACCAAAACTTTTTGGACGGGCCGGTTCAGCTGGCCGATATGCAGCCCGACCGGATCGCCTTCCATCGCAAACCGTTTAGGCGACCATGTTTCAAACAGCATAATAATCTCATGTCCATTCACATGTTTCATGTCGACAACACCTTTCCGATCAGTTCAATCTGTCTTCTCAATTGAGCTTTTTTGGATTGGATCGACTCCGTCTCTTCTGCGGCTTCCAGAGATTGGAGCACACGGGTCCACTCTTGGACTTCACGGGTCCATTTCTCGATGAAAGCTTCCGGCTTCTTTTCCAGCAGAAAAGGACCAACCAATAATTCCGTTTCATCGTAGGAGGCGTCCCCTCTTTCCAGAACAAGGACTTCGTAAATCTTCCCGTCCTCTTTCAAGATCGCTTCGTCTACAATGAACCAACCATTGGCAACCGCCCACTCCCGGATCACTTTCGCATTGATGTTCGGCTGGGCGACGATTCGGCGGACTGTCGAAAGTGCTTTCGCCCCTTTTTCCAATATGGAAACGATGAGTGGCCCACCCATGCCGGCTATGGTGATGACGTCGACTCCATCCTCTTCACGGACAGCGGACAGCCCGTCCGCCATCCGGACCGTGATCGCCTCGGCCAATCCCTCCCGCTGAACGTTCCGGACAGCAGATTCATAAGGGCCCTTTACCACTTCCCCTGCAATCGCCTTCTTCACTTTACCCGACTTGACCAAAAAACAAGGCAGATACGCATGATCGCTGCCTATATCGGCAATAACCGTCCCTCTCGGCACAAAAGAGGCGACAGAAGCCAGTCGATCCGACAATTGTTCCGTATTCAATAAACCTCCACCTTTCACAGTCCTGATTGTACGTTACCATTGCTGAAAAAACAAAAGAGAAAAGCACTTCATCCGAATCATGCCTTCCATCCGAATAATAGAAAAAACCGTCAGGAAGCAGAGATTTTCTGCATTCTGACAGCTTTTTCATTCGCATTATTGAAGTGATAAGATATAGTCTGCCATTACTTCAGCATCCGCACCGGGTACCAGGTTTGGAGGCATAGCGCCCACCCCGTTATGAAGGACATCTACGATTTCCTCTTTCGGTACATCCAAACCGACTAGGGAAGGTGCAGCACCACCCATACCACCTGTCAAGTCACCGCCATGACAGCCGATACATTTTTGCTGCGCGACAGCTTCTGCGTCAAAGTCTTCAGTGCTTGCCACTTCTTCCGTTCCTTCGCCTTCTTCGCCCTGTTTCGCGATTTCCTCTTTTTGGTCAAGTCCGTAAAGTGACATGAAGAAAATAAGACCGAGTCCAAGCGCAAAAATCAGAAAATAAGGGACTACTGGATTTTTACTCATCGAATTACCCTCCTTCAACAGGATCTATTTCTGTACTGGATACAGTTCACAACTATCATTGTACTGTATCCGACAAAAAACTGAAAGAGTAATCGATCATCTTTTCACCCTTTGTGACAAATTCGACAAAACTTTTTCAAGAAATCGTTGAGTTGCGAAAATCATTCCCGGATTCTAAAAGAAGCCATCCAGGCGACAGCAGATCGCCTGGATGACTTGTTGCTCTTTATCGTAAAACGCCAGCGCTAGTTCGAGTTTCATTAATCAATCTGGAAATGACCATTCGTTGGACTTCGGATGTCCCTTCGCCGATTTCCAACAGTTTCGCATCGCGCATATAACGCTCGACTTCATATTCTTTCATATAGCCATATCCGCCGTGAATCTGAATCGCTTCGTCCGCCACTTCCATTGCGATTTCCGAGGCATACAATTTACACATCGCGGCCTCTTTTGAGAATGGACGGCCTTGATCTTTCAACCAGGAAGCTTTGTATACCATATTCCGTGCCAATTCGATCTTTAACGCCATATCGGCCAATTTGAATTGAGTCACTTGAAATTCGGATAGCGCTTTACCAAATTGCTTCCGTTCATTCGCATAGTTTTTCGCCTTATCAAAAGCAGCTTGTGCGATTCCGACAGCCATCGCGCCGATTCCGATCCGTCCCCCGTCCAGAGTGACAAGGAATTGCTGGAATCCTTTTCCGCGTTCCCCTAGCAGGTTTTCTTGCGGCACTCTTACATTTTCAAGGAATAATTCTGTTGTATTGGAAGCGTTTAAGCCCATTTTTTCATAGTTATCCAGCACTGTGAAACCTTCCGCATCCGTCGGAACGATGATAGCGCTGATTTCTTTCTTATTGCCTTCCATGCCTGTAATGGCAGTCAAAGCCAGATGTTTTGCGTAGCTCGCATTTGTAATGAATGCCTTCGAACCGTTGATGACAAAATCCTTTCCATCTGCCTTGGCGGTCGTCTGCGTCCCCCCCGCATCCGATCCCGCATTCGGTTCAGTCAATCCGAATGCTCCGAAAGATTCACCTGTACAAATCGGTGTCAAATACTTCTGCTTTTGTTCGTGTGTCCCGAAAAGATTCAAAGGAGCACCGCCCAACGAGATATGGGCTGAATAGGTGATTCCTGTAGAAGCACACGCCCGGCTCAGTTCCTCCGTGACAATGGCAAAACTGATCGTGTCCGCTCCTGCTCCCCCATATTCCTCAGGAAACGGCAATCCCATGATCCCCATGTCAGCCAACTGTTTGAAAATTTCCACAGGAAACTCTTTCGTACGGTCTCGTTCAATCGCCCCAGGCGCAACGACCTCATCCGCAAATTCGCGGATCGTGTTCTTGATCATTTGTTGTTCTTGTGTCAAATCGAAATTCATTTCTTCATCCCCTTTGTGAACATTGTAACGCTTACATTTTTATTATACCTAATTTGTTACGACTTTCACAGAGTTATTTGAAAGATTGTGAGTTTTTTAATAGTTAGCGAGGAGAAACCCTATGATTAGCAGCAATCCAACACTTCCCGAGATTGTGAAATATAATAGTTTCAGCAGTTTCCCCGCGTATAGCCAAAGCACACAATTCAACATAAGCAGACCGATCAGAAGCATCGTCTGCCCTTCAAAGAAGAGCAACCATAATTTCAGTGACATCATTAGTAAAAGAAACGAGGATATTATGTATAAGAACGGCGCCAACTTCGAAACCCGAAAAGTCGATAATAGAAAAAGCAATGTGACACCCGCTGCCGATGATAGAGTCGCGAGTGGGTATCGGGCAAAGATAAACATGCTGCTACCCGCTAGCAATCCTATCACTAGGATGAGAACAAGCTTCCTGGTAAAACTCTTCTTCTCCTTCACTAAGACAGCATCGGTAACCATTTCCTCCTGGACTTCTTCTCCTTGGGCATATAATGTGATTAAAAAATCGCAATAATGTTCGGGCAATAATTTATTTTGCTTCCAATATCTGATTTCCGAAATGATGATTTTTTTCCGTTGCACACTCATAGTACATCCCCCCTTATTCAAAAACAAAAGCACCGGCGGCCGAAGCTTGGCCGGAAACGGATCTGGCTTGGGACTTGAAATTTGCTAAGCAACAATAAAGTGCATCGGCACACGGATGCCGATGCACTTCAATTTCATTCCAGGAAATCTTTCAAGCGTTTGCTCCGGGAAGGATGTCGTAGCTTGCGCAGTGCTTTCGCTTCTATTTGCCGAATCCGTTCGCGTGTGACGCCGAACACCTTGCCCACTTCCTCGAGCGTCCGGGTTCTGCCATCATCGAGGCCGAAGCGGAGGCGCAATACATTTTCCTCCCGGTCAGTCAGCGTATCGAGGACATCCTCCAATTGCTCTTTCAGCAACTCATACGCAGCATGGTCGGAAGGTGATTGCGCTTCGGAGTCTTCGATGAAATCACCAAGATGGGAATCGTCTTCCTCCCCAATTGGCGTTTCAAGGGAAACCGGTTCTTGGGCAATCTTCAAAATCTCACGGACTTTTTCAGCTGTAAGATCCATTTCCTCCCCGATTTCCTCAGGTGTCGGTTCGCGCCCTAGATCTTGGAGCAATTGCCGTTGGACACGGATCAATTTATTGATCGTCTCCACCATATGGACCGGAATACGGATTGTCCGCGCCTGATCCGCGATTGCTCGCGTGATGGCCTGGCGGATCCACCACGTCGCATACGTACTGAATTTAAAACCTTTCGTATGGTCGAACTTCTCAACCGCTTTGATGAGGCCCATATTCCCTTCCTGAATCAGGTCCAGGAAAAGCATCCCGCGGCCTACATACCGTTTCGCGATACTGACGACGAGACGCAGATTCGCTTCAGCGAGGCGTTTTTTCGCCTCTTCGTCCCCTTCTTTGATCCGGATGGCCAATTCCACTTCTTCCGCTCCAGTCAAAAGATTGACGCGGCCGATTTCTTTCAAGTACATACGGACGGGATCGTTGATTTTGACTCCCGGCGGAACGCTAAGATCATTCAAGTCGAATTGTGTGTCTTCGGAACCGGCTTTCCCGTCCCCCTCAACGGCATTCTCGTCTTCTTTGCCATCTAATTCGATTCCTTGCGCCTCGATTTGATCCAGGAATTCCTCGAACTGTTCCGGTTCCATTTCGAAGGCGGATAATTTTTCAGTTACCTCATCAAGTGTCAGCTCACCGGATTTCTTCCCGGTTTCCAACAACTGGGCTTTCACTTCTTCGATTGTCATTTCAGTTTCCATTTCGCCGGATTGTTCTTTATTTTTCATTACTACCCGTCCTCCTTAGTCCACCGGAATCCGGCCATGTGCCGATAATGATTTCCGGAGCTGAATGATTTCCCTGGCCAACTCTAATGCCCGGCCATGATCCTTTAATTTTTCAGCTGTTTTAGATTCATTTAATTTATCTTCAATCGAGAGCTTTATACGCTGTTGGACCAAATGCTGTATACAGTCCTCGATTTCTTCTTCTTTATAATCCGGATCCCTTTCCACCATCGCCGCTTCCAAGACGACCTTCCGCAAGTCGCGGTCTTCCAATGATTCAGAGAATCTGTGGAAATCAGGGTTTCCGTGTTGCTCATAAAAGCCGGCCAACCGAATGAAAATCGCTTGATAGGCATCTTGGATGAACAGCTCGGGAAATTCATCCCGAACCCGGTCGAATAAGGCTCCGTCACTCAGAAGATGACAAAGCAATAAGCGTTCCGCCCGATCAGTTGCCGTCAGGTTTTTTTCATTTTCCAACTTTGGCGGAGGCCCGAACTCCTGATCTTTTTTAGCTGCACTAGCCTGCCTTCCGTTCAGCTTTGTGAACTGCTGGCCGAGAGCCTCCATGGAAACACCGGTTTCCGTCGACAGCTGCCTCATATAGAGATCCCGTTCCACAGGCGATGGCCTATTCACAAGCTCGCTCAGAACTTCGTGTATATATTGAAGCATGTCATTCTCAAAGGTGAGATTTTTCGACCTTTTGGCGAAGGCCATAATAAAAGACATATACGATTGCGGATTGCCGATCACCTTTTCAATGAATGCTTGCCCGCCATGCTGTGAAATATAATCATCCGGATCAAAATCTGTCGGAAGCAATGCAATTTCGACATTCATCCCTTTTGCCTGCAAACTATCGGCAAACCGTTTCGCTGCGATCCAGCCCGCATCGTCCCCATCACAGCAGACAAGGACATCTTTTGCTATCCTTTTCAACTTGACGATATGGGCATCGGATAATGCTGTCCCCATGACAGCCACGCTGTTGGAAACGCCGATCCGTTCAGCGGATAAAGTATCCATAAATCCTTCAAATACTATTACTTTACCCGATTTCCGAACATTAAGACGTGCATTGTGAAAATTGTACAATAATCTGCTCTTTTCGAAGATGGGAGTTTCGGGGCTATTGAGGTATTTCGCGACCTGTTTATCTGGTGTAAGTGTCCTTCCCGAAAAAGCGACAACATTTCCATTATCGTCACGAAGCGGGAACATGATACGTCCTCTGAACCTGTCAAAATAGCCTGTCCCATCGTCTTTCATAATACACAGCCCGGCACGTTCCATTTCTTTCATGTCGAAGCCTTTTCGTTTTAGCAGTTCAGACAACGCTTCAGCATTATCCAATGCCCAGCCGATACCGTATTTTTCAATGTCCTCCCTTGAAAAACCTCTTTTTTCGAGATATTCAAGTGCAACTTCCCCTTCTACCGTATTCAACAAGAGATGACTATAGAAGGAAGCGGCCAACGAATGGGCTTCCATCATCTGCCGTTGTTCATCCGATTGTCTGGTGGATGGGTTCCTGTCGGTTACACCAGGCCCCGAGTCAATCTCCACGCCAGTCCGTTCCGCCAACTTCAACACCGCTTCGGTGAATGGGCTATTTTCCATGTCCATTACGAATGTGATGGCATTTCCACTTGCTCCACAACCGAAACAGTGGAACAGCTGCTTCTCTTCTGAAACGGAAAATGACGGCGTGCTCTCTCCATGGAATGGACATAGACCAAACCAGTTCTTCCCTCTTTTGGTCAGTTGGACATATTCACCGATCAAATCCACGATATCGGTCTTTGTCCGGACCATCTCAATCGTTTCTTCCGGGATTCTAGTCATACTATCATCCTTTTCCATTCTACCTACTTGAATTCTGTATCTCTTTCAAAAATCCTTTGTTTTCGACAAAATTTTTTCATTTCCACTCCGAAACTCTTATTTTACACTATTTCAATCAAAAAAACCTACTTATCGCTCTATTATATTTTGAATTTCTCCGTAAAAGAAGAACCTACCCCATCTGGGCGGTCCTTCTATTTTCATCTTATCCTTGCTTGGCAATTTCGCTTAAAATGACATTGGCCGTTTCTTCCACAGCCCGGTTCGTCACATCGATTACTTTGCAGCCGAGCTTCGCAACAACATCCCGGAAGTACCGGATTTCTTGTTCAATCCGCTCCAGCTGAGCATAATTTGCATCATCTTTCAATCCGAGGGCAATCAACCTTTCCCTCCGGATGGAATTCAATTTTTCAGGCGTTGTCACAAGTCCGAAACATTTTTCGGGGCTGATTTCGAATAGCTCCGCCGGCGGCTCCACTTCGGGCACCAACGGGACATTCGCCACTTTGAACCGTTTATGCGCCAAATATTGCGAAAGGGGCGTCTTGGATGTCCTGGAAACTCCGACCAGTACAATGTCCGCTTGCAGAATCCCCCGAGGATCCCGACCGTCGTCATATTTCACAGCGAACTCAATTGCTTCGATTTTCCTGAAATAGTCTTCATCCAATTGGCGGACAAGGCCCGGCTCTTCCAACGGCTGCTCACCAAGCTCCTCGCCGATGCGATCGACGACGGGACCGAGCAAGTCGATGCAACAGATACCGAATGTTTCACATTCTTTTTTCAATATTTTACGCATTTTGCTTTTCACTAAAGTATAGATGATGATCGCTTTCTGCTCTCTTGCCAAATAAACGATCTCTGCCAGCTGCGTTTCATCCTCCACGTGGGAGAAACGCTTCATGGAGACTGCTTCCAACCCTTGGCTGAACTGGCTCGCCGCCGCCTTCGCCACTAGATCGGCAGTTTCCCCGACCGAATCGGAAATGATAAATAATGTTAGCTTTCTCATAGTATCCACCTCATAATTCGTGGTCCTCCGCAAGAGATAGGAAGGCTGCAGTAATGTTTGTTTTCGTAATCCTGCCGATGACTTCGAGCCCCCCCTCTTTCTCTATCACGACCGGAAGGGAATCAATCTGCTGATCTATCATCTTTTGTGCAGCAAATAGAAGCGTATCTTGCTTTTTACAGTATGTAATATTAGGCATCCTCGTCATGATGACATGGACGGGAATTTTTTCGAGTTCGTTATTGCCTAAGCTAGTACGCAATAAATCCTTTCTGGAGAGGACCCCCGACAGTTTGGATGATTTATCAATTACGAACAATGTCCCGACGTCCTCTAGGAACATTTGGCATATGGCGTCATAGACGGAGACTGTATCTGCAACGACGACGGGAATCGATTGGAAGTCGCCAACCTTCATGCCGATCATGCTATCCGCCACCGATTGGACAGTTTTCTTTCCGGAATAGAAATAGCCGACCCGGGGCCTTGCGTCCAAATAACCCGCCATCGTCAAAATTGCCAAATCAGGACGGATCGTGGCTCTCACCAAGTTCAACCGTTCCGCAATTTGCTCGCCGGTGATCGGGCCATCCACCTTGACGATTTCCAGTATTTCCGTCTGGCGTTTATTCAGTTCCATTGCAATCACCGTCCTAACCGATCTATTCTTCCCTCGATTATTATATACGATGTGTACGACTATTGCTAAGAAATGATAACCATGCTACACTGAAAAAGAATTCAATAGGCGCAGAAGGGTATATAAGTAATGTCACCAGCAGCGAACGGGGAGAGTGAAAGCCCGTAAAGACATGAAAAGGCAGCCTGGAGCCAAGCAATGTTTAAAGTGGGCTGGTTTTCCAGCCAATCGGGGTGGAACCGCGGGTCATCATGCACTCGTCCCCGGACGTAATTGTCCGGGGATGGGTGCTTATTTTAATTGGAGGGATTTTACATGATGTCAATGGAACAAGTAGTCAATCTAGCGAAGCAAAGGGGATTTGTCTTCCCGGGATCGGAAATCTACGGCGGACTGGCCAATACATGGGATTATGGTCCGCTCGGCGTTGAATTGAAAAATAATATCAAACGCGCTTGGTGGAAAAAGTTCATCCAGGAATCCCCGTATAATGTCGGACTTGATGCGGCCATCCTTATGAATTCCAAAGTTTGGGAAGCATCCGGCCACGTCGGCAATTTCAACGACCCGATGATCGATTGCAAAAAATGTAAAACACGCCACCGGGCAGATAAGTTGATTGAGAATGCCTTGGATTCGAAAGGGTTGGAAGTCGTTGTCGACGGTCTGCCGTTCGAAAAGATGGAAGAATTGATCAAGGAACATGACGTCGTCTGCCCAAGCTGCGGTGCCATGGATTACACGGAAATCCGCCAGTTCAATCTGATGTTCAAAACTTCGCAAGGAGTGACGGACTCTTCCGCGAACCAAATCTTCCTGCGCCCAGAAACGGCACAAGGGATTTTCGTCAATTTTAAAAATGTCCAACGGTCGATGAGAAAGAAATTGCCGTTCGGGATTGCCCAGATCGGGAAAAGCTTCCGAAATGAAATCACGCCAGGTAACTTCACATTCCGTACACGTGAATTTGAACAAATGGAATTGGAATTCTTCTGCAAGCCGGGCGAAGATATGCAGTGGTACGAATACTGGCGCGACTATTCCAAACAGTTCCTGTTGAATCTTGGCATGCGCGAAGATAATATGCGCCTGCGTGAGCATAACGAAGATGAGCTCTCCCATTATTCAAAAGGAACTGTAGATATCGAATACAAATTCCCATTCGGCTGGGGCGAACTATGGGGCATCGCCAATCGGACGGATTTCGACTTGAATCGCCATATGGAATACTCGGGCGAAGATTTCAACTATCAAGATCCGGTCACGAACGAAA from Bacillus sp. OxB-1 encodes:
- a CDS encoding Lrp/AsnC family transcriptional regulator — protein: MKEVLELDELDIKLLELLQMNSRVTISELSKQLVLSRPSVSERLQRLQERGIIEEFTARVSLPAVGLDILLFIQVSELKRTPHELEEFMENENAVIECHRVTGTTNYVLKAAVSNMASMSLLIDRLIPFGSLTTSIVLSSPIPYRVIQPEKGNAAAEKVKS
- a CDS encoding 4-hydroxy-3-methylbut-2-enyl diphosphate reductase, with the translated sequence MKVLKISPRGYCYGVVDAMVIARNAALDKTLPRPIYILGMIVHNKHVTDAFEQDGIITLDGENRLEILEQVETGTVIYTAHGVSPEVRELTKRKGLVAIDATCPDVTSTHDLIEEKTAEGYDIIYIGKRYHPEPEGAIGVAPHAVHLVESIKDIEQLTIENDKLLVTNQTTMSQWDVAHLMEALQEKYPHIEAHKEICLATQVRQEAVAEQAGEADLLLVVGDPKSNNSNRLTQVSVEIANTPSYRISDASEIDISWLEGVETVAVTAGASTPTLIVREVIGFLEAFDPEDPATHVPERKFQLERILPKIKNPTPVKRIEPYATS
- a CDS encoding Nif3-like dinuclear metal center hexameric protein, whose protein sequence is MKHVNGHEIIMLFETWSPKRFAMEGDPVGLHIGQLNRPVQKVLVTLDVNEQVVDEAIERGANLIIAHHPPLFRPVKTIWTDTAQGRMIEKCIKHDVSVYAAHTNLDVAPGGVNDMLASKLGLIGTEVMEPTISDPLYKLAVFCPDSHADKLREALTQAGAGAIGDYTGCSFTSTGIGRFTPAEGADPFIGEVGKGEEVEEQRIEVVMPGPLRTKVMKAMLAAHPYEEPAYDFFVLDQRTNEYGLGRVGKLQQPMTLERFTQHVKASLQVPMVRFVGEPDKKIEKVAVLGGDGNKYIYAAKRKGADVLVTGDLYYHVAHDAESMGLAVVDPGHNVENVMIEGVAEYMRTACEQAGYAVEFLQSRISTEPFRFI
- a CDS encoding tRNA (adenine(22)-N(1))-methyltransferase; translated protein: MNTEQLSDRLASVASFVPRGTVIADIGSDHAYLPCFLVKSGKVKKAIAGEVVKGPYESAVRNVQREGLAEAITVRMADGLSAVREEDGVDVITIAGMGGPLIVSILEKGAKALSTVRRIVAQPNINAKVIREWAVANGWFIVDEAILKEDGKIYEVLVLERGDASYDETELLVGPFLLEKKPEAFIEKWTREVQEWTRVLQSLEAAEETESIQSKKAQLRRQIELIGKVLST
- the cccA gene encoding cytochrome c550: MSKNPVVPYFLIFALGLGLIFFMSLYGLDQKEEIAKQGEEGEGTEEVASTEDFDAEAVAQQKCIGCHGGDLTGGMGGAAPSLVGLDVPKEEIVDVLHNGVGAMPPNLVPGADAEVMADYILSLQ
- a CDS encoding acyl-CoA dehydrogenase family protein; translation: MNFDLTQEQQMIKNTIREFADEVVAPGAIERDRTKEFPVEIFKQLADMGIMGLPFPEEYGGAGADTISFAIVTEELSRACASTGITYSAHISLGGAPLNLFGTHEQKQKYLTPICTGESFGAFGLTEPNAGSDAGGTQTTAKADGKDFVINGSKAFITNASYAKHLALTAITGMEGNKKEISAIIVPTDAEGFTVLDNYEKMGLNASNTTELFLENVRVPQENLLGERGKGFQQFLVTLDGGRIGIGAMAVGIAQAAFDKAKNYANERKQFGKALSEFQVTQFKLADMALKIELARNMVYKASWLKDQGRPFSKEAAMCKLYASEIAMEVADEAIQIHGGYGYMKEYEVERYMRDAKLLEIGEGTSEVQRMVISRLINETRTSAGVLR
- the rpoD gene encoding RNA polymerase sigma factor RpoD, with the protein product MKNKEQSGEMETEMTIEEVKAQLLETGKKSGELTLDEVTEKLSAFEMEPEQFEEFLDQIEAQGIELDGKEDENAVEGDGKAGSEDTQFDLNDLSVPPGVKINDPVRMYLKEIGRVNLLTGAEEVELAIRIKEGDEEAKKRLAEANLRLVVSIAKRYVGRGMLFLDLIQEGNMGLIKAVEKFDHTKGFKFSTYATWWIRQAITRAIADQARTIRIPVHMVETINKLIRVQRQLLQDLGREPTPEEIGEEMDLTAEKVREILKIAQEPVSLETPIGEEDDSHLGDFIEDSEAQSPSDHAAYELLKEQLEDVLDTLTDREENVLRLRFGLDDGRTRTLEEVGKVFGVTRERIRQIEAKALRKLRHPSRSKRLKDFLE
- the dnaG gene encoding DNA primase; this encodes MTRIPEETIEMVRTKTDIVDLIGEYVQLTKRGKNWFGLCPFHGESTPSFSVSEEKQLFHCFGCGASGNAITFVMDMENSPFTEAVLKLAERTGVEIDSGPGVTDRNPSTRQSDEQRQMMEAHSLAASFYSHLLLNTVEGEVALEYLEKRGFSREDIEKYGIGWALDNAEALSELLKRKGFDMKEMERAGLCIMKDDGTGYFDRFRGRIMFPLRDDNGNVVAFSGRTLTPDKQVAKYLNSPETPIFEKSRLLYNFHNARLNVRKSGKVIVFEGFMDTLSAERIGVSNSVAVMGTALSDAHIVKLKRIAKDVLVCCDGDDAGWIAAKRFADSLQAKGMNVEIALLPTDFDPDDYISQHGGQAFIEKVIGNPQSYMSFIMAFAKRSKNLTFENDMLQYIHEVLSELVNRPSPVERDLYMRQLSTETGVSMEALGQQFTKLNGRQASAAKKDQEFGPPPKLENEKNLTATDRAERLLLCHLLSDGALFDRVRDEFPELFIQDAYQAIFIRLAGFYEQHGNPDFHRFSESLEDRDLRKVVLEAAMVERDPDYKEEEIEDCIQHLVQQRIKLSIEDKLNESKTAEKLKDHGRALELAREIIQLRKSLSAHGRIPVD
- a CDS encoding pyruvate, water dikinase regulatory protein produces the protein MRKLTLFIISDSVGETADLVAKAAASQFSQGLEAVSMKRFSHVEDETQLAEIVYLAREQKAIIIYTLVKSKMRKILKKECETFGICCIDLLGPVVDRIGEELGEQPLEEPGLVRQLDEDYFRKIEAIEFAVKYDDGRDPRGILQADIVLVGVSRTSKTPLSQYLAHKRFKVANVPLVPEVEPPAELFEISPEKCFGLVTTPEKLNSIRRERLIALGLKDDANYAQLERIEQEIRYFRDVVAKLGCKVIDVTNRAVEETANVILSEIAKQG